The Candidatus Woesearchaeota archaeon DNA window GTTATTGCATTTGAGAATTGTTTTCATGGCAGAACAATGGGTTCATTATCAATGACAAATTCCAAACCTGTGCAACGTGAAAGATATAACCCTTTTTTACCGGTTAAACATGCTAAATATGCTTATTGTTATAGGTGTCCCTGGAAACAGGAATATGGGAAGTGTGATTTTTCATGTGTATGTTATTTGGATAAATTAATTCAAGGTATGGAAAAAAAGACTGCTGCGCTTTTTATGGAGCCTATTCAGGGCGAAGGGGGTTATATTGTGCCTCCAAGAGAATTTGTTAAAGGCGTTAGAAAATTATGCACTAAATATAATATATTATATTGCGATGACGAAGTTCAAGCAGGATATTTTAGGACAGGCAAATTTTTAGCTGTTAGCAACTTTAAAGTTAAACCCGACATAATTTCAATGGGGAAAGGCATTGGGCATGGTTTACCGATAGGAGTAACAATTTCCTCTAAAAAAGTTATGGACTGGGTCTCTGGGGCTCATTCTAACACTTTTGGAGGTAATTTAATTGCCTGCGCTGGCGCATTAGCAGGGTTAAAGTATATGAAAAAATATAATGTTGGAGAAAATGTTGTAAATATAGGTTTTTATTTTAAAACAAGGTTGCTTGAGCTTTATGAAAAATATGAGATTATTGGTGATGTGCGTGGAATTGGTTTAATGATTGGAATAGAGCTTGTTAAGAATAGAAAAACTAAAGAACCTGCAATACTAGAAAGAAATAAAATTGTGGTAGAATCTGCCAAACGGGGTTTAATTTTGTTGCCGGCAGGCAAATCTGTTATAAGATTCTGCCCTCCTTTAATAATCAACAAA harbors:
- a CDS encoding aminotransferase class III-fold pyridoxal phosphate-dependent enzyme encodes the protein VIAFENCFHGRTMGSLSMTNSKPVQRERYNPFLPVKHAKYAYCYRCPWKQEYGKCDFSCVCYLDKLIQGMEKKTAALFMEPIQGEGGYIVPPREFVKGVRKLCTKYNILYCDDEVQAGYFRTGKFLAVSNFKVKPDIISMGKGIGHGLPIGVTISSKKVMDWVSGAHSNTFGGNLIACAGALAGLKYMKKYNVGENVVNIGFYFKTRLLELYEKYEIIGDVRGIGLMIGIELVKNRKTKEPAILERNKIVVESAKRGLILLPAGKSVIRFCPPLIINKNHVDTAITLLGDVLRCLNY